A stretch of Treponema vincentii F0403 DNA encodes these proteins:
- a CDS encoding alanyl-tRNA editing protein: MENFNARYYQKPYVNEFDATVIACSKTERSYEIELSDTAFYPEGGGQPGDKGVLFAEGRQERAIHVSDTQFEGERIVHIADAELAAGTKVHGVLDWVNRCDNMQGHSGEHIITGILSKTYGYENIGFHMGESFITIDFNGPLDDGQVLDTERRANEIVRENLPIQESFPSAEERKTMQYRSKIELSGTVRIITIPGLDSCACCGTHVTATGEIGLIKIINFTNRKKGVRLEVLCGRKAVLAYEQEMEQVRAISRCLSAKPTEVQEAVEKLNAEKGKLQQQLHEMTEKYLKQKAETAADTAGAPVYFEDGLSIEYLRCFCNQLLATGKRHTCAALSAVEAEGAQSPAYNYVIVSNAIDLKLHVKTLNGQLNGRGGGNSSAIQGTYFADKELIVETLTGILG, translated from the coding sequence ATGGAAAACTTTAATGCACGGTATTACCAAAAACCGTACGTCAACGAATTTGATGCAACGGTTATCGCGTGCTCAAAAACCGAGAGAAGCTATGAAATTGAACTGTCGGATACGGCGTTTTATCCCGAAGGAGGCGGACAACCCGGCGATAAGGGCGTCCTCTTTGCCGAAGGCCGGCAGGAACGGGCAATTCACGTATCGGATACTCAATTTGAAGGCGAGCGCATCGTTCATATTGCCGATGCGGAACTTGCCGCCGGCACAAAGGTTCACGGAGTATTGGATTGGGTAAACCGCTGCGATAATATGCAAGGGCATTCCGGCGAGCATATCATTACCGGCATCCTTTCCAAAACGTACGGGTATGAAAATATCGGCTTTCACATGGGCGAAAGTTTTATCACCATCGACTTCAACGGCCCATTGGATGACGGACAGGTACTCGATACCGAAAGGCGCGCCAATGAAATTGTCCGCGAAAACCTCCCGATTCAAGAAAGCTTTCCGAGCGCCGAAGAGCGCAAAACAATGCAGTACCGCAGCAAAATAGAACTTTCGGGTACCGTACGCATTATCACCATTCCGGGACTCGATTCGTGCGCGTGCTGCGGAACACATGTTACCGCCACCGGCGAAATCGGACTTATTAAAATCATTAACTTTACCAACCGGAAAAAGGGCGTCCGGTTGGAAGTTCTCTGCGGCAGAAAAGCGGTACTGGCGTATGAACAAGAGATGGAACAAGTACGGGCGATTTCCCGCTGCTTATCGGCAAAGCCTACCGAAGTGCAGGAAGCGGTGGAAAAATTGAATGCCGAGAAAGGGAAGCTACAGCAACAGCTGCATGAAATGACCGAAAAATATCTAAAACAAAAAGCGGAAACGGCGGCAGATACGGCAGGAGCTCCCGTCTATTTTGAAGACGGCCTCAGCATCGAATATTTACGCTGCTTCTGTAATCAACTGTTAGCAACAGGAAAACGGCACACCTGCGCAGCGCTTTCGGCGGTTGAAGCGGAAGGAGCGCAGTCTCCGGCATACAACTACGTTATTGTCAGCAATGCAATCGATTTAAAGCTGCACGTAAAAACCTTAAACGGACAGCTCAACGGCCGAGGCGGCGGAAACAGCTCTGCCATCCAAGGAACCTATTTTGCCGACAAAGAGCTTATTGTGGAAACGCTTACCGGCATATTGGGGTAA
- a CDS encoding alpha/beta hydrolase family protein: MKKLLCFVCVSAVLLVPVFASAGAKEYEYTEKDISITAADHEIPATLTLPKGKADEKFPAVVMLHGNGSNRHEAGMAYDYTAPEMARAGIATIRFDYIGNGDSKGDYIDFTYDKGIEDAMSCYRYLCTLKNIDTKRIGIMGWSQGGRLALLTAARNDVFKSVLTWAGAYNQKSNEEEQYEIAKKNGYYEVTYSWRTPLKQSPAYYENAMAIDYPAELAAIKAPVLAIAGSEDDVVLPSVAQTIAAGAKNKKSRALILEGADHTFLVFSGDLSMLHTLTGETISWFKKTL; encoded by the coding sequence ATGAAAAAATTGCTTTGTTTTGTATGCGTATCGGCTGTACTGCTGGTACCGGTGTTTGCCTCTGCAGGCGCTAAGGAGTATGAATATACCGAAAAAGATATATCCATTACCGCCGCCGATCACGAAATTCCTGCCACGTTGACGCTTCCTAAAGGAAAAGCGGATGAAAAATTCCCGGCAGTGGTTATGCTGCATGGAAACGGTTCAAACCGGCATGAAGCAGGTATGGCCTACGATTATACTGCGCCCGAAATGGCCCGTGCCGGTATTGCAACAATTCGGTTCGATTACATCGGAAACGGCGACAGCAAGGGGGATTATATAGACTTTACCTATGATAAGGGGATTGAAGATGCCATGAGCTGTTATCGGTATCTTTGCACACTCAAGAATATCGATACAAAAAGAATCGGTATTATGGGATGGAGCCAAGGCGGAAGGCTTGCGCTTTTAACGGCAGCACGGAACGATGTGTTTAAAAGCGTGCTTACATGGGCGGGAGCATATAATCAAAAAAGTAATGAAGAAGAACAATACGAAATAGCAAAGAAAAACGGCTATTATGAAGTAACGTATTCATGGCGGACACCGCTTAAACAAAGCCCCGCCTATTATGAAAATGCAATGGCTATCGATTATCCTGCCGAACTTGCCGCAATCAAAGCACCGGTTTTAGCAATAGCCGGTTCTGAAGATGATGTGGTGCTTCCTTCGGTGGCACAAACGATAGCGGCCGGGGCTAAAAACAAGAAAAGCCGCGCGCTTATTCTTGAAGGCGCCGACCATACGTTCCTTGTGTTTTCCGGTGATTTAAGTATGCTGCATACGCTTACCGGCGAAACGATCTCATGGTTTAAAAAAACATTATAA
- the uvrC gene encoding excinuclease ABC subunit UvrC — translation MSEQADVREALHQYALSAPKTSGVYLWRDEKDIVIYVGKAKSLKNRLSSYFASRRDIKTRILVSRARRIEYIQTDNEYEALLLENNLIKKYKPRYNINLKDGKTYPVLKITNERYPRIYRTRRIQNDGARYFGPFPNVPAIDDFLSLVKRTYGLRQCKHLKKREPCLYFHIGRCSAPCADKISESDYRKDIDEIALLLEGDLKKPLAELTEKMKAAAAAREFEKAARIRDGMEAVRALRGQNTVEDMDPEARDYIGWAAEGALITFTVFKMRGGKVVGRDLYRTESLKDEAEVLPEFLIAYYTDPKQIPPHIFVCAGQEYELAEQWFADQLGVKVTITALPLDGQKHHHETDTAASSVPGNTAEPVAAEKTPVYAARIADTTGTPDRAESADTADAAAAMPPAILRRHKAALAMAQFNAKEDAARRIKELGDFPALEELQKILSLDRPPHRIEGFDIAHLHGKYTVASLISFKDGNPDKKNYRIFRLRTTDGIIDDYASMREAVARRYTRLLNEAAELPDLVMIDGGIGQVNAAKAVLDALELDIPLVGLAEKNEELYRPHINKPIVLPRRSAALRVLQRVRDETHRFANTRNNRLRSKEELHLQFEQLPHIGEKRAARLLRSFSSIEKLAAASPEAAAAAAGITQAQAEEVIDAARETALKNAL, via the coding sequence ATGAGTGAACAAGCGGACGTGCGCGAAGCGCTTCATCAATATGCATTGTCGGCGCCTAAAACCAGCGGCGTGTATTTGTGGCGGGATGAAAAAGATATTGTGATTTATGTAGGCAAAGCGAAATCGCTCAAGAATAGGCTGAGTTCGTATTTTGCTTCGCGGCGGGATATTAAAACCCGGATTCTCGTTTCGCGTGCACGCCGTATCGAATATATTCAAACGGATAATGAATATGAGGCGCTGCTACTTGAAAATAATCTGATAAAAAAATACAAGCCGCGGTATAACATCAATCTTAAAGACGGAAAAACCTACCCCGTCCTTAAAATTACCAATGAGCGCTATCCTCGAATTTACCGGACGCGGCGGATACAAAACGACGGCGCGCGCTATTTCGGCCCCTTTCCCAATGTACCGGCCATCGATGATTTTTTATCGCTCGTCAAACGGACGTATGGATTGAGGCAGTGCAAGCACTTAAAAAAACGGGAACCGTGTTTGTATTTTCATATCGGCCGGTGCAGTGCGCCGTGTGCCGATAAAATTTCGGAAAGCGATTACCGGAAGGATATCGATGAAATTGCGTTGCTGCTTGAAGGAGATTTGAAAAAGCCGCTCGCCGAATTAACGGAGAAGATGAAAGCCGCCGCCGCTGCCCGTGAATTTGAAAAAGCCGCCCGTATCAGGGACGGAATGGAGGCGGTACGGGCGCTCCGCGGACAAAACACCGTTGAAGACATGGATCCGGAAGCCCGCGACTATATCGGGTGGGCGGCGGAAGGAGCGCTGATTACCTTTACGGTCTTTAAAATGCGGGGCGGCAAGGTTGTCGGCAGGGATTTATACCGGACGGAAAGCCTCAAAGATGAAGCCGAAGTGCTGCCCGAATTTCTCATTGCATACTACACCGACCCTAAACAGATTCCGCCGCATATATTCGTGTGTGCGGGGCAGGAATACGAACTTGCAGAACAATGGTTTGCCGACCAGCTCGGTGTCAAAGTTACCATCACGGCGCTTCCGTTGGATGGGCAAAAGCATCACCATGAAACAGATACGGCTGCATCTTCGGTTCCCGGCAATACAGCAGAGCCGGTTGCCGCCGAAAAAACGCCCGTATACGCCGCCCGTATTGCTGATACAACCGGTACACCTGATAGAGCCGAGTCAGCTGATACAGCCGATGCGGCGGCGGCCATGCCTCCGGCTATTCTGCGGCGGCATAAAGCGGCGCTCGCAATGGCTCAGTTTAACGCCAAAGAGGATGCTGCCCGCCGCATCAAGGAGCTCGGCGATTTTCCCGCGTTGGAGGAACTGCAAAAGATATTGTCGCTTGACCGCCCCCCCCACCGCATCGAAGGCTTCGATATTGCGCATTTACACGGCAAGTACACGGTTGCCAGTCTTATCTCGTTTAAGGACGGCAATCCCGATAAAAAAAACTACCGGATTTTCAGACTGCGCACGACGGACGGCATTATCGATGACTATGCTTCCATGCGGGAAGCGGTGGCGCGGCGGTATACCCGTTTGTTAAACGAAGCGGCGGAACTGCCCGACCTTGTTATGATAGACGGCGGCATCGGTCAAGTGAATGCGGCCAAGGCCGTGCTCGACGCGTTGGAGCTTGATATTCCTTTGGTCGGCTTGGCGGAAAAAAACGAAGAGCTTTACCGGCCGCATATCAACAAGCCGATTGTACTGCCGCGGCGGAGCGCAGCCCTGCGGGTACTGCAGCGGGTACGCGATGAGACGCACCGGTTCGCCAACACCCGAAACAACAGGCTGCGGTCAAAAGAGGAACTGCACTTGCAATTTGAACAGCTGCCCCACATCGGGGAGAAACGGGCTGCGCGGTTGCTGCGCAGCTTTTCAAGTATTGAAAAGCTTGCAGCCGCTTCCCCGGAAGCGGCTGCCGCCGCCGCGGGAATTACGCAGGCTCAAGCGGAGGAAGTCATTGATGCCGCCCGGGAAACGGCTCTTAAAAATGCCCTATAG
- a CDS encoding radical SAM protein gives MNYTLYDPYDYPLYRPPSEAYSLILQVTIGCSYNRCVFCGMYQTKKFHIKPIETVKQELVMFAEHYRHIDKVFLADGDALTAPTEYLAAVLDAVAAVIPQCKRVSCYATHLNIRQKTPEELKLLASKGLTLLYLGVESGDDETLKFIRKGTTAAELIKLSHKVKDAGMELSATFILGINGAERDNTQHAIKTGEIISKMYLTYAGLLTLRLEDGSYLTKAAAEGKYTVVGIEEVVKELKLILENIHVEEMTAPVIFRSNHASNFLTLKGTLPQDRDAMLAQVNRVLARGVYPEHRKYYL, from the coding sequence ATGAACTATACTCTTTACGATCCTTACGATTATCCGCTGTATCGTCCGCCGAGCGAAGCTTATTCTTTAATCCTACAGGTAACGATCGGCTGTTCGTATAACCGCTGCGTCTTTTGCGGAATGTATCAGACAAAGAAATTCCATATCAAACCGATTGAGACGGTGAAGCAGGAACTTGTAATGTTTGCCGAGCACTACCGCCATATCGATAAGGTGTTTTTAGCGGACGGCGATGCGTTAACCGCTCCGACGGAATACTTGGCAGCAGTGCTGGATGCGGTTGCCGCCGTTATTCCGCAGTGCAAACGGGTGTCCTGCTATGCGACCCATCTCAATATCAGGCAGAAGACTCCGGAAGAATTAAAGCTTTTAGCCTCAAAGGGATTGACGCTGTTGTATCTCGGTGTGGAAAGCGGCGACGATGAAACGTTGAAGTTTATCCGCAAGGGTACGACGGCGGCGGAACTGATCAAACTTTCCCACAAGGTGAAGGATGCGGGAATGGAGCTGTCGGCAACCTTTATTTTAGGGATTAACGGAGCGGAGCGGGACAACACGCAGCACGCAATTAAAACCGGCGAGATTATCTCTAAAATGTATTTGACCTATGCAGGGCTTTTAACGCTGCGGCTAGAGGACGGCAGCTATCTTACCAAGGCCGCCGCCGAAGGGAAGTATACGGTTGTCGGGATCGAAGAGGTCGTTAAAGAATTAAAGCTGATCTTAGAAAATATACACGTTGAAGAAATGACTGCTCCGGTTATTTTCCGCTCAAACCACGCCTCCAACTTTTTAACGCTGAAAGGAACGCTGCCGCAGGATAGGGACGCGATGCTTGCGCAAGTCAACCGTGTTCTGGCACGGGGCGTCTATCCTGAACACCGGAAATACTACCTATAG
- a CDS encoding sulfite exporter TauE/SafE family protein, with amino-acid sequence MQLSIWALLFLWFFVFLAGFVDSAAGGGGLISLPAYLFVGLPPHTAIGCNKFSAACGTTLSAARFFKNGAVDWQVAAISAVCSVLFSYLGTRLALMINQETLKTALVVVLPIVAVLLLLKRDFGTENQSAGIPKKKAFLLAAGAGSVIGFYDGLIGPGTGTIAIIVFSAWMKYDLKTASGNAKILNLASNYASLIAVIFGNKVIYSIAVPAAVFGIIGNYIGAGFAIKKGTAFIKPLMICVIILLFGKLFYDVFGTLVFS; translated from the coding sequence ATGCAGTTAAGTATTTGGGCGCTTTTGTTTCTATGGTTTTTTGTTTTTTTGGCGGGCTTTGTCGATTCCGCTGCAGGAGGCGGAGGGTTAATTTCGCTGCCTGCCTATCTTTTTGTCGGGCTTCCTCCCCATACGGCAATCGGATGTAACAAATTTTCTGCGGCGTGCGGTACGACGCTTTCCGCAGCACGCTTTTTTAAAAACGGAGCGGTCGACTGGCAGGTTGCCGCAATTTCCGCGGTGTGTTCGGTTTTATTTTCATATCTCGGTACAAGATTGGCGCTGATGATTAATCAGGAAACGCTTAAAACCGCATTGGTTGTCGTTCTCCCGATTGTCGCCGTTCTTTTACTGTTAAAACGGGATTTCGGTACCGAGAATCAGTCGGCCGGTATACCCAAAAAGAAGGCCTTCCTCTTGGCGGCCGGCGCCGGTTCCGTTATCGGATTCTATGACGGACTGATCGGCCCCGGAACGGGAACCATCGCTATTATCGTTTTCTCCGCATGGATGAAGTACGACCTTAAAACCGCTTCCGGTAATGCCAAGATATTGAACCTTGCATCGAACTATGCATCGCTCATCGCCGTCATATTCGGCAACAAAGTGATCTATTCCATCGCGGTTCCCGCCGCCGTATTCGGTATAATCGGAAATTATATCGGAGCAGGCTTCGCAATAAAAAAAGGCACAGCCTTTATCAAACCCTTGATGATCTGCGTCATCATACTGTTGTTCGGAAAGCTCTTTTACGATGTTTTCGGAACCTTGGTTTTTTCATAA
- the mraZ gene encoding division/cell wall cluster transcriptional repressor MraZ translates to MEKSVFSGEYNNTLDEKGRIMFPAKLRCLLPGSQVVITRGIDRCLWIFSPEEWALLSEKVMQSASLFQANSRLILRRLIAPAQEIDIDKAGRVSIPQSLREYAQLEKDCVLLGINRYLELWDADEYRAYLEGSEADFHQASEDLGLIRF, encoded by the coding sequence GTGGAAAAAAGTGTGTTTTCGGGAGAGTATAATAATACGCTTGATGAAAAGGGGCGTATTATGTTTCCTGCAAAACTACGCTGTTTACTGCCGGGCTCACAAGTAGTGATTACCCGTGGAATTGACCGCTGCCTATGGATATTTTCTCCTGAAGAATGGGCATTGCTATCCGAAAAAGTTATGCAATCCGCTTCGTTGTTTCAGGCAAATTCCCGTCTTATCTTGCGCCGGCTTATCGCTCCGGCACAGGAAATAGACATCGATAAGGCGGGACGTGTTTCAATTCCCCAAAGTTTACGTGAATACGCGCAGCTTGAAAAAGACTGCGTGCTATTGGGCATCAACCGCTATCTCGAATTATGGGATGCGGACGAATATCGAGCTTATCTGGAGGGAAGCGAGGCGGATTTCCATCAAGCAAGCGAGGACTTGGGGCTTATTCGTTTTTAA
- the rsmH gene encoding 16S rRNA (cytosine(1402)-N(4))-methyltransferase RsmH, translated as MNFVHTPVLLQECLQLLAPETPDPLLIDGTLGEGGHSEAFLNRFPQLKVIGIDADPAIQAKAKVRLAPFGNRVRFFLGWSDDFFDQYPQDNPAPSLILFDLGISLFHYTESKRGFSFSADEPLDMRINPDESLTAADIVNTYSEKKLADVLYLYAEERFSRPIARAVVAEREKHPFTEARQLSETVFHAVPARFRHGPIHPATKTFQALRIAVNSELDRLPRLLEKAFACLAEGGKMGVISFHSLEDRIVKLFFRDLAKSCICPPEMPICTCGGMPRAALLTKKPVGPSAEETAANAPSRSARLRVIKKLSLRRS; from the coding sequence ATGAACTTTGTACACACACCGGTTTTATTACAAGAATGCCTGCAGCTGCTTGCCCCGGAAACACCGGATCCGCTTCTTATCGACGGAACCCTCGGCGAAGGCGGTCATAGCGAAGCCTTTTTAAACCGCTTTCCGCAATTAAAAGTCATCGGCATCGATGCCGACCCCGCCATTCAAGCAAAGGCCAAAGTACGGCTTGCCCCGTTCGGTAACCGTGTACGGTTTTTTTTAGGCTGGTCGGATGATTTTTTCGATCAATATCCTCAGGATAATCCTGCGCCTTCGCTCATATTATTTGATCTCGGAATCTCTCTCTTCCATTATACAGAATCGAAACGCGGCTTTTCGTTCAGCGCCGACGAACCGCTCGACATGCGGATCAATCCGGATGAATCGCTGACGGCCGCAGATATCGTCAACACCTACAGCGAGAAAAAGCTGGCGGATGTATTGTACCTCTACGCGGAAGAACGTTTTTCGCGGCCGATTGCCCGTGCTGTCGTTGCGGAACGGGAAAAACACCCTTTTACGGAAGCGCGGCAGTTAAGTGAAACCGTATTCCATGCCGTTCCCGCCCGTTTTCGGCACGGCCCCATACACCCTGCAACCAAAACCTTCCAAGCGCTGCGGATTGCCGTTAACAGCGAACTCGACCGGCTGCCGCGCCTGCTCGAAAAAGCCTTTGCGTGCCTTGCCGAAGGGGGAAAAATGGGCGTTATCTCCTTTCATTCACTGGAAGACCGCATCGTCAAACTTTTTTTTAGAGACCTTGCAAAAAGCTGTATTTGCCCGCCTGAAATGCCGATATGTACATGTGGAGGTATGCCCCGTGCCGCTTTGCTTACCAAAAAGCCGGTCGGCCCCTCTGCCGAAGAGACTGCCGCGAATGCACCGTCCCGCAGTGCCCGTCTCCGTGTCATCAAGAAGCTTTCTTTGAGGAGGTCTTAA
- a CDS encoding cell division protein FtsL, translating into MKRLAALILTVSIPYLFFLTVKQSQVYNALEREVNAYNDEQNRLIAENKRKISAISILSKPQRIEKIAVEELNMQKADSSQIIRISLDKEKKG; encoded by the coding sequence ATGAAACGCCTTGCCGCTTTGATTCTTACCGTAAGCATTCCGTACTTATTTTTCTTAACCGTTAAACAATCGCAGGTCTATAATGCGCTTGAACGCGAAGTAAATGCATATAACGATGAGCAAAACCGTCTCATCGCAGAAAATAAACGGAAGATTTCGGCTATTTCCATCCTCTCCAAACCGCAGCGAATTGAAAAAATCGCCGTTGAAGAATTGAATATGCAAAAAGCGGATTCCTCTCAAATCATCCGTATCTCCTTAGATAAAGAAAAGAAGGGATAA
- a CDS encoding UDP-N-acetylmuramoyl-tripeptide--D-alanyl-D-alanine ligase has translation MLLGFEALCTAVAGTFICNYSHYAGFNSVTTDSRTVNPHALFIPLRGMQQDGHRYIEQALQQGADCVLADAAHLDIQENAQHILVLCKRYEATCIRVEHTLKALQDAAAAYLERFPQLLKIGVTGSNGKTTTKELLASIFAQKYRTVKNEGNLNSETGLPLSVFTITKEHEVGIFELGMNRKGEIAELAAVLKPNIAVITNIGTAHIGMLGSKDAIAQEKKHIFSCFDETSVGFVPAQDKYAEFLQDVPHGKIVTYSADPDAYTLEGLSGAEIRYKGETIHLPLPGKHNVHNAFAAIAVAEYCKIPLQSIKAGIEQMQALFGRSQIIRGPVTYLLDCYNANPDSMNAGLALCANIRVSGKKIYVLASMKELGFESHEAHKAVCAAAFDSDADALFFFGREMCMAAIEQENAANKPFFCFTEGYADKLRDTLDGLLKRNDFVFLKGSRSLELEQFEPILKKERV, from the coding sequence ATGCTGCTGGGATTCGAGGCGCTCTGCACGGCTGTCGCAGGCACATTTATTTGCAATTATTCTCATTACGCAGGTTTCAATTCCGTTACGACGGATAGCAGAACCGTGAATCCCCATGCTCTTTTTATTCCCCTGCGCGGTATGCAGCAGGACGGACATCGCTATATCGAACAAGCCTTGCAACAAGGGGCTGATTGTGTCCTTGCCGATGCAGCACACCTCGACATTCAAGAGAACGCTCAGCATATTCTCGTTCTCTGCAAAAGATATGAGGCTACCTGTATCCGTGTTGAACACACGTTAAAAGCATTGCAGGATGCTGCGGCCGCCTATCTGGAGCGATTTCCGCAGCTGCTTAAAATCGGGGTAACCGGTTCAAACGGTAAAACGACGACGAAAGAACTTCTTGCATCCATATTTGCACAGAAATACCGCACTGTAAAAAACGAAGGCAACCTCAATTCGGAAACAGGCTTGCCGCTGTCGGTTTTTACCATAACAAAAGAGCATGAAGTAGGCATTTTTGAGCTCGGTATGAATCGGAAGGGAGAAATTGCGGAGCTTGCCGCAGTCCTGAAACCGAACATTGCGGTTATCACCAATATCGGTACCGCACACATCGGAATGCTCGGTTCTAAAGACGCTATCGCTCAAGAAAAAAAACACATTTTTTCCTGTTTTGATGAAACCTCCGTCGGATTCGTCCCCGCTCAGGATAAGTATGCGGAGTTCTTACAAGACGTGCCGCACGGAAAAATAGTTACTTATAGCGCTGATCCCGACGCTTATACCCTTGAAGGACTCTCAGGCGCTGAGATACGGTATAAAGGGGAAACCATCCACTTACCGCTTCCGGGCAAACACAATGTGCACAACGCCTTTGCCGCGATTGCTGTTGCGGAATACTGCAAAATCCCGCTGCAGTCGATAAAAGCGGGCATCGAACAGATGCAGGCGCTATTCGGAAGATCGCAAATTATCCGCGGGCCGGTAACCTACCTGCTCGATTGCTATAACGCCAATCCCGATTCCATGAATGCAGGGCTTGCGCTCTGCGCCAATATCCGAGTAAGCGGCAAAAAGATTTATGTCCTTGCCTCGATGAAAGAACTTGGTTTTGAATCTCATGAAGCGCACAAAGCCGTATGTGCAGCAGCTTTCGATTCCGATGCCGACGCATTATTTTTTTTCGGCAGAGAGATGTGTATGGCAGCCATCGAGCAAGAAAACGCTGCAAACAAACCTTTTTTCTGCTTTACGGAAGGCTATGCCGATAAACTTCGCGACACGTTAGACGGCTTATTAAAACGAAATGATTTTGTATTCCTGAAAGGATCCCGCAGCCTTGAACTGGAGCAGTTTGAACCGATTCTGAAAAAGGAGCGGGTATGA
- the ftsW gene encoding putative lipid II flippase FtsW encodes MMQHTITVEKNINRDRYSFTFILLVLIMAGIGIAVLYSGSLHYAERFFDDPSYFLVRQFRNLIAGSIGLIFFSFFSFDRLRKLLPYLLICGFIFLLLPFIPGIASPRNGASRWISIGGFSLQPSEFIKLLLIVFLANFFDKKADQLDAPLISILPPFFITAIFVLLVYLESDFSSAIFLMLIFMIMFFAAGGPLLWFLKGLIVTIPCAALMVVTSTYRMKRVLSFISPDSDPLDTGYQINAALEALASSGLYGTGIGNGVHKISSVPEIYSDFIFVAWAEEMGFLGVCGYLALLLTFTAVAYLIAFSCKDRFGCYVAFGAASAIILQSFLNLGVVVRLLPATGIPLPFFSFGGSSLITTLCLCGLIINVSSYSKRSAS; translated from the coding sequence ATGATGCAGCACACTATCACCGTTGAAAAGAACATCAACCGCGACCGGTACAGCTTCACATTTATTCTACTCGTGCTCATCATGGCAGGCATCGGCATTGCAGTGCTCTATTCGGGTTCCCTTCATTACGCCGAACGATTCTTTGACGACCCTTCGTATTTTCTGGTACGCCAATTCCGCAACCTCATTGCAGGAAGTATCGGCCTCATTTTTTTTTCATTTTTCAGTTTTGACCGTTTACGGAAACTCCTCCCCTATCTGTTGATATGCGGTTTTATCTTTTTGTTACTTCCCTTTATTCCGGGAATCGCCTCGCCGCGGAACGGTGCCAGCCGCTGGATTTCCATCGGAGGATTCAGCTTACAGCCGTCCGAGTTTATTAAACTTTTACTCATTGTCTTTCTTGCAAACTTTTTCGATAAAAAAGCGGATCAATTGGACGCACCACTGATTTCCATATTGCCGCCTTTTTTTATAACGGCGATCTTTGTATTGCTGGTATACCTTGAAAGCGATTTTTCGAGCGCCATTTTTTTGATGCTCATTTTTATGATCATGTTTTTTGCCGCAGGGGGACCGCTGCTATGGTTCCTCAAAGGCTTGATCGTTACCATCCCTTGCGCAGCCCTGATGGTCGTTACTTCAACCTACCGGATGAAGCGCGTGCTGTCCTTTATCTCTCCCGATAGCGACCCGCTCGATACGGGCTATCAAATTAACGCAGCCCTCGAAGCGCTTGCAAGCAGCGGGCTTTACGGCACGGGGATAGGGAACGGCGTGCATAAAATTTCGAGCGTACCGGAAATATATTCCGATTTTATTTTTGTTGCGTGGGCCGAAGAAATGGGCTTTTTAGGTGTATGCGGATACCTTGCGCTCTTGCTTACCTTTACCGCAGTAGCCTACCTCATTGCATTTTCGTGTAAAGACCGTTTCGGCTGCTATGTTGCCTTCGGAGCAGCTTCCGCAATTATCCTTCAATCCTTTTTAAACTTAGGGGTTGTTGTCCGTCTGCTGCCTGCCACCGGTATTCCGCTCCCCTTTTTCTCATTCGGAGGATCTTCGCTTATCACAACACTCTGCCTCTGCGGACTGATTATAAATGTTTCAAGCTATTCAAAAAGGAGTGCCTCATAA